The following are encoded in a window of Aerococcaceae bacterium DSM 111021 genomic DNA:
- a CDS encoding PTS glucose transporter subunit IIA gives MPFTGRVVALTAVPDASFASDAFGHVVSLAPTLVAVLSPVHGTIFPVFPPCPSFCFPPSWCSAL, from the coding sequence ATTCCCTTCACAGGACGTGTTGTTGCTTTAACAGCTGTTCCAGATGCCTCTTTCGCGAGTGACGCATTCGGTCACGTGGTCTCCCTTGCGCCCACTCTTGTTGCCGTTCTTTCCCCCGTTCATGGTACCATTTTCCCAGTATTCCCTCCCTGCCCTTCTTTTTGTTTCCCCCCCTCCTGGTGCTCTGCCCT